In Streptomyces sp. RFCAC02, the following proteins share a genomic window:
- the eccD gene encoding type VII secretion integral membrane protein EccD — MNGSPTTHRPTGPAGATFVRVGVAGPTGRADLAVPAAIPLARVMPALLRHAGQEPGPDGGVRHGGWVLRRADGTRLDTAATLAAQGVREGDLLFIGKGTDDTTPPLYDDVVEIIRGGGVRTTWPAAATRRTTACLTALAAATACGALDGAPGRLPGWLGLVVALVALGVGVLTSRGFGDPRAGAFAAVLAAPPAMLGAVRLLGGGPGVLGGTTAGQLLLACGVLALIGAVGPLLIGGGDGTFAALLVTGALTASGALLCALADVHPARAAAITAPLALALTTLWPPLALRFARIPAPQVAATVEELDELPSQLEHDRLRARVTVAGRLLLGMQTGSHLVAGGGALVLLASTRLWPGVLGGALVLLILTRARLFREAVQVAVPLATALLTAGGAAAVVLTDRSGETVPLLGVVLPVALLTALGTGTVGLLSGRTRLNPRISRAVDVLETTVLLSVVPLCLAVWDVYSALLDLKA; from the coding sequence ATGAACGGCAGCCCCACGACCCACCGGCCGACGGGCCCGGCGGGCGCCACGTTCGTCCGCGTCGGCGTCGCAGGACCGACCGGCCGCGCCGACCTCGCCGTACCGGCCGCGATCCCGCTGGCCCGCGTGATGCCGGCGCTGCTGCGGCACGCCGGCCAGGAGCCCGGCCCCGACGGCGGTGTCCGGCACGGCGGCTGGGTGCTCCGCCGCGCGGACGGCACCCGGCTCGACACCGCGGCCACGCTCGCCGCCCAGGGGGTGCGCGAGGGCGACCTGCTGTTCATCGGCAAGGGCACGGACGACACGACGCCGCCGCTGTACGACGACGTCGTGGAGATCATCCGCGGGGGCGGCGTCCGCACGACCTGGCCGGCCGCGGCGACCCGCCGGACCACCGCCTGCCTGACGGCACTGGCCGCGGCCACGGCCTGCGGGGCGCTCGACGGCGCCCCCGGCCGGCTGCCCGGCTGGCTCGGGCTCGTCGTGGCGCTGGTCGCGCTCGGCGTCGGCGTCCTCACGTCCCGCGGCTTCGGTGACCCGCGCGCGGGCGCCTTCGCCGCCGTCCTGGCCGCGCCGCCCGCCATGCTCGGCGCCGTCCGGCTGCTCGGCGGCGGCCCCGGAGTGCTCGGCGGCACCACGGCCGGACAACTCCTGCTGGCCTGCGGGGTGCTGGCCCTGATCGGCGCGGTCGGCCCGCTGCTGATCGGCGGCGGCGACGGAACGTTCGCGGCGCTGCTCGTCACCGGAGCCCTCACCGCGTCCGGAGCCCTGCTGTGCGCGCTCGCCGACGTCCACCCGGCGCGCGCCGCGGCGATCACGGCGCCGCTCGCCCTCGCCCTCACCACGCTGTGGCCCCCGCTGGCCCTGCGTTTCGCGCGGATCCCCGCGCCCCAGGTGGCCGCCACCGTCGAGGAGCTGGACGAACTGCCGAGCCAGCTCGAACACGACCGGCTGCGCGCCCGCGTCACGGTGGCCGGGCGGCTGCTGCTCGGCATGCAGACCGGCAGCCACCTCGTGGCCGGTGGCGGCGCGCTGGTGCTCCTCGCGTCGACCCGGCTGTGGCCCGGGGTGCTCGGCGGGGCACTCGTCCTGCTGATCCTGACGCGCGCCCGGCTGTTCCGGGAGGCGGTCCAGGTCGCCGTCCCCCTGGCCACCGCGCTGCTCACGGCGGGCGGCGCCGCGGCCGTCGTCCTCACCGACCGCTCCGGCGAGACGGTGCCGCTGCTGGGCGTGGTGCTGCCCGTCGCGCTGCTGACCGCCCTCGGGACCGGCACCGTGGGCCTGCTGTCCGGCCGGACCCGGCTCAATCCGCGGATCTCCCGCGCCGTCGACGTGCTGGAGACGACGGTCCTGCTGTCCGTCGTACCGCTGTGCCTGGCCGTCTGGGACGTCTACTCCGCGCTGCTGGACCTGAAGGCGTGA
- a CDS encoding S8 family serine peptidase, translating into MRSSAKQEGRRGRGAVIRGAAVLAVAAAALAALPPVPAAATTPCRTQVTGEELPETAGPLRLIEQLGLRQAWDLSTGDGVLVGVVDSGVDARHPDLADGAVLGGSEFAQERSGRRARRTEPAPPQDCSGHGTAVAGLIAARRSAGDRMAGIAPGAAVYPVRLDGAVEQLPPETVAAAIDDAVAAGVGVLNLSFGRPVDDRAVREAVARALAADVVVVAAAGNEGDGGPAGGLMYPAAYDGVLAVGAVDDLGVPMDSSNTGEWIDLAAYGDALTVAAPDGSGYRTVSGNSFAAAQVSGVAALVRSRFPGLTAPDVARRLTESASAVGGGRNERTGAGIVDPFGALTHLGPDGPAAGAGGDGAGVTVADLPREGPLVGPATARALAWSGALALAVLLSLLGAPAVRRAAVHGWRVVPRAGRPRAAPATPRPAGEILRRLDGTDAAPTHPSPTRNRN; encoded by the coding sequence ATGCGCAGCAGTGCGAAGCAGGAGGGACGACGCGGGCGGGGCGCCGTGATCCGCGGGGCGGCCGTCCTCGCCGTGGCCGCGGCCGCCCTGGCGGCGCTGCCGCCCGTGCCGGCGGCCGCCACCACACCGTGCAGGACCCAGGTCACGGGCGAGGAGCTGCCGGAGACGGCCGGGCCTCTCCGGCTGATCGAGCAGCTCGGGCTGCGCCAGGCGTGGGACCTGTCCACGGGCGACGGGGTGCTGGTGGGCGTCGTCGACTCCGGCGTGGACGCGCGTCACCCGGACCTCGCCGACGGCGCGGTGCTCGGCGGCAGCGAGTTCGCGCAGGAGCGGTCGGGGCGGCGGGCGCGGCGTACGGAGCCGGCGCCGCCGCAGGACTGCTCGGGCCACGGCACCGCGGTGGCCGGGCTGATCGCCGCCCGGCGCTCGGCCGGGGACCGGATGGCCGGGATCGCCCCCGGCGCCGCCGTCTACCCGGTGCGCCTCGACGGCGCGGTCGAGCAGTTGCCGCCCGAGACCGTCGCCGCCGCCATCGACGACGCGGTCGCGGCGGGCGTCGGCGTCCTGAACCTCTCCTTCGGCCGCCCGGTCGACGACCGGGCGGTGCGCGAGGCGGTGGCGCGCGCCCTGGCCGCGGACGTGGTGGTGGTCGCCGCCGCCGGCAACGAGGGCGACGGGGGTCCCGCCGGCGGCCTGATGTACCCGGCCGCCTACGACGGCGTGCTCGCCGTCGGCGCGGTCGACGACCTGGGGGTGCCCATGGACTCGTCCAACACCGGCGAGTGGATCGACCTGGCCGCCTACGGCGACGCGCTCACCGTGGCAGCCCCCGACGGCTCCGGCTACCGCACCGTGTCGGGCAACAGCTTCGCGGCGGCCCAGGTGTCCGGCGTGGCCGCCCTCGTCCGCTCCCGTTTCCCCGGCCTGACGGCGCCGGACGTGGCCCGGCGTCTCACCGAGTCCGCTTCGGCCGTCGGCGGTGGCCGCAACGAGAGGACCGGCGCGGGCATCGTCGACCCCTTCGGCGCCCTGACCCACCTGGGACCGGACGGTCCCGCTGCCGGGGCGGGCGGCGACGGTGCCGGCGTCACCGTGGCGGACCTTCCGCGGGAGGGGCCGCTGGTCGGCCCCGCCACGGCCCGCGCCCTGGCCTGGAGCGGCGCGCTGGCGCTCGCCGTCCTGCTGAGCCTGCTCGGCGCTCCGGCGGTGCGCCGGGCCGCCGTCCACGGCTGGCGCGTCGTGCCACGGGCCGGGCGGCCACGGGCGGCCCCGGCCACCCCCCGGCCCGCCGGCGAGATCCTGCGCCGGCTCGACGGCACGGACGCCGCCCCCACGCACCCGTCTCCCACCAGGAACCGGAACTGA
- the eccB gene encoding type VII secretion protein EccB, whose translation MATTREQADAYAYENLRRSTGLLRGAEEAVLDPRRRLNRALAGGTAFAILLMAGFGIAGWLGGGRGPGLPSAGAVVVGTDGNSYVVSDGTVHPALNLSSALLVGGGELTKVRQATLDGAPRGLPVGIPGAPDALPEPDRLLDGAWTLCATPAETGGRPTETVLYVSVPGVAPPAGEAGSTVLVRADDGGLWLLTEGRRYAVTETVRGLLGLQGVRPVELPREVVATVPEGPEITVPRPSGAGEVPRVRLPFDAVVGDLAHSGAAGANPRYYLVRPDGLVAISPLVYALLEATAGADHELDGTRAATAPRSGEPAPGDEAWPDALPAAQEPGRDQPVCVSTPPGSRPGDAPWAATVHLPDRMPEPAGLTPVRSADGDRLGTLDAVWVPAGSGAVVLATASGGTGGTYTLITDAGVAFPFTSAEAVQRLRYAPGDAPSMPRAFVDLLPAGPLLDPEAAAREQHVPAAAGEDEEEVAP comes from the coding sequence ATGGCCACGACACGCGAACAGGCGGACGCCTACGCCTACGAGAACCTCCGCAGGAGCACCGGTCTCCTGCGCGGCGCCGAGGAGGCCGTCCTCGACCCGCGCCGCCGCCTCAACCGCGCGCTGGCCGGCGGGACGGCCTTCGCCATCCTGCTCATGGCGGGCTTCGGCATCGCCGGCTGGCTGGGCGGGGGCCGCGGCCCGGGGCTGCCCTCGGCCGGTGCCGTCGTGGTGGGCACCGACGGGAACAGTTACGTCGTCAGCGACGGAACGGTGCACCCGGCCCTCAACCTCAGCTCGGCGCTGCTCGTCGGCGGCGGCGAACTCACCAAGGTCCGGCAGGCCACCCTCGACGGTGCGCCACGGGGCCTGCCCGTCGGCATACCCGGCGCCCCGGACGCGCTGCCGGAACCCGACCGCCTCCTCGACGGCGCGTGGACGCTGTGCGCCACACCGGCCGAGACCGGCGGCCGGCCGACCGAGACCGTGCTGTACGTCTCGGTGCCCGGCGTGGCTCCCCCGGCCGGCGAGGCCGGCAGCACCGTGCTGGTGCGCGCGGACGACGGCGGGCTGTGGCTGCTCACCGAGGGGCGCCGGTACGCCGTCACGGAGACCGTCCGCGGGCTGCTGGGCCTCCAGGGGGTGCGGCCCGTCGAACTGCCCCGCGAGGTCGTCGCCACCGTTCCGGAGGGGCCGGAGATCACCGTGCCCCGGCCGAGCGGCGCCGGGGAGGTGCCGCGGGTGCGTCTGCCGTTCGACGCCGTGGTCGGGGATCTGGCGCACAGCGGGGCCGCCGGCGCCAACCCCCGGTACTACCTGGTCCGTCCGGACGGCCTGGTGGCCATCTCCCCGCTCGTGTACGCCCTGCTGGAGGCCACCGCCGGAGCCGACCACGAACTCGACGGCACCCGCGCGGCGACCGCGCCGCGCTCCGGCGAGCCGGCGCCGGGCGACGAGGCGTGGCCGGACGCCCTGCCCGCCGCGCAGGAACCGGGCCGCGACCAGCCGGTGTGCGTCAGCACCCCGCCCGGCAGCCGGCCGGGGGACGCGCCCTGGGCGGCGACGGTCCACCTGCCGGACAGGATGCCGGAGCCGGCCGGGCTCACGCCGGTGCGGTCGGCGGACGGCGACCGGCTCGGCACGCTCGACGCCGTCTGGGTGCCGGCAGGCTCCGGGGCCGTGGTCCTGGCGACCGCGTCGGGCGGCACCGGAGGCACCTACACGCTGATCACCGACGCGGGGGTCGCGTTCCCGTTCACCTCGGCGGAGGCCGTGCAACGCCTCCGCTACGCACCGGGGGACGCGCCGTCGATGCCGCGGGCGTTCGTGGACCTGCTGCCGGCTGGGCCGCTCCTCGACCCGGAGGCGGCGGCACGCGAACAGCACGTCCCGGCCGCGGCCGGGGAGGACGAGGAGGAGGTGGCGCCGTGA
- a CDS encoding type VII secretion protein EccE: MTGGIARSRVGRGRLLAVESGAGALIAGVALGGGARCALIAAGAVVIVVALLRRGGTFADRLLLDRLGRDALAPASGTRRVPEDGGEEGLGLAHALIPVLDVTEFADRNLSPGAPGLGVLSDGRGCAAVLAFPGGTLPDLPAEQVRAWLAADPARPAAAQLVVEQFGLPPWDLQHGYGPTVAYRQLPGGPRPVAVRAWLVLRYEPFGASEAAERRGGGTAGARAATAAATARLRARLAAAGAPTTPLGAADLRDLLRQLGDAAGEGRVSPTGWAGVDATHCSMAVRVASRAEWSRLLSGLAGCAAERVVTAATLTADGPRLRVVTAVRVVSMMAQHAVAERERLLRAGVVPDLPTDQRAGLLATLPVAHPFRPLVETTGLGSPGALR, translated from the coding sequence GTGACCGGGGGAATCGCGCGGAGCCGCGTCGGCCGTGGCCGGCTGCTCGCGGTGGAGAGCGGCGCCGGCGCCCTGATCGCGGGCGTCGCGCTGGGCGGCGGCGCCCGCTGTGCCCTGATCGCCGCCGGAGCCGTCGTCATCGTCGTGGCGCTGCTGCGGCGCGGCGGCACGTTCGCGGACCGGCTGCTGCTTGACCGGCTGGGGCGCGACGCCCTCGCGCCGGCGTCCGGCACGCGGCGTGTCCCGGAGGACGGCGGGGAGGAGGGGCTCGGGCTGGCCCACGCGCTGATCCCGGTGCTCGACGTCACCGAGTTCGCCGATCGCAACCTGTCCCCCGGCGCCCCGGGCCTCGGCGTGCTGTCCGACGGGCGGGGCTGCGCCGCGGTCCTGGCGTTCCCCGGCGGCACGCTGCCGGACCTGCCGGCCGAGCAGGTCCGCGCGTGGCTGGCCGCCGACCCGGCGCGGCCGGCCGCCGCCCAGCTCGTGGTCGAGCAGTTCGGACTGCCGCCGTGGGACCTGCAGCACGGCTACGGGCCCACCGTCGCGTACCGGCAACTGCCCGGCGGGCCGCGTCCGGTGGCGGTGCGGGCCTGGCTGGTGCTGCGGTACGAGCCGTTCGGCGCGTCCGAGGCCGCCGAGCGGCGGGGCGGTGGTACGGCGGGCGCGCGTGCGGCCACGGCCGCCGCCACCGCGCGCCTCCGCGCCCGGCTCGCGGCGGCAGGTGCCCCCACCACCCCGCTGGGCGCCGCGGACCTGCGGGACCTGCTGCGGCAGCTCGGTGACGCGGCCGGGGAGGGCCGGGTCTCCCCCACCGGTTGGGCGGGCGTCGACGCCACCCACTGCTCGATGGCCGTGCGGGTCGCGTCGCGGGCCGAGTGGTCGCGGCTCCTGTCCGGCCTGGCGGGCTGCGCGGCGGAACGGGTCGTCACCGCGGCCACCCTCACCGCCGACGGGCCGCGGCTGCGGGTCGTGACCGCCGTGCGGGTCGTCAGCATGATGGCCCAGCACGCCGTGGCCGAACGCGAACGGCTCCTGCGCGCCGGAGTCGTCCCCGACCTGCCGACCGACCAGCGCGCCGGGCTGCTGGCCACGCTGCCGGTCGCCCACCCCTTCCGTCCACTGGTCGAGACGACCGGTCTCGGCTCCCCGGGAGCGCTCCGATGA
- a CDS encoding alpha/beta hydrolase: MDHTIRPSRFLRRPRDGRLRPAAGALAAAGALLLVTACSGGGEPFGIDRGAGGTATGPVPDSYEGLPDEVGRQQLSWEPCAAPTPMQGTITGTAPGDEWECATLTVPLDYDAPDGETIGIALIRAVTTADEEDRIGSLVFNFGGPGGSGVATLPSAAEEYAGLRAGGYDLVSFDPRGVGESAGIVCLDDGTTDAQEQELSGRPDTPAEEQIAEEQDEAYLAACEANSGDLLPHVTTANTARDMDLLRHVLGDERLNYFGISYGTELGAVYAHLFPGNVGRTVLDAVVDPTADLLAQARLQAEGFQLALDHYMADCAEQQGPECPTGADPTQGSAVLNSLLDDLEDAPLPTSDPDGRRLTANLALTAVAASLYSPETWEYLTTGLQEARYAGSGDLLLLLADLYNGRDAQGRYSNQNAANAAITCADDPSGMSLAEARTHEEELTSLSPVFGEWMTWSLTGCAGWPVPASETERPEYDAADAASPILLVATTGDPATPYEGAARMQEAMGGPGVAPILSYDGEGHSAYTSGDSCVTGTVDAHLLEGTVPADGEECG; the protein is encoded by the coding sequence GTGGATCACACCATACGACCTTCACGGTTCCTCCGCCGTCCCCGTGACGGCCGACTGCGGCCCGCCGCCGGCGCGTTGGCCGCGGCGGGTGCGCTGCTCCTCGTCACCGCCTGCTCCGGAGGCGGGGAACCGTTCGGCATCGACCGCGGGGCCGGCGGAACCGCCACGGGGCCGGTGCCCGACAGCTACGAGGGGCTGCCCGACGAGGTGGGCCGGCAGCAGCTCAGCTGGGAGCCCTGTGCCGCGCCGACCCCCATGCAGGGGACGATCACAGGCACGGCGCCCGGTGACGAGTGGGAGTGCGCCACGCTCACGGTTCCGCTGGACTACGACGCGCCCGACGGCGAGACGATCGGCATCGCGCTGATCCGCGCCGTCACCACCGCGGACGAGGAGGACCGGATCGGCTCCCTCGTCTTCAACTTCGGCGGCCCCGGCGGCTCCGGGGTGGCCACCCTGCCGAGCGCCGCCGAGGAGTACGCCGGCCTGCGGGCGGGCGGCTACGACCTGGTGAGCTTCGACCCGCGCGGCGTCGGCGAGAGCGCCGGGATCGTCTGCCTCGACGACGGGACCACCGACGCGCAGGAGCAGGAACTGTCCGGCCGGCCGGACACGCCGGCCGAGGAACAGATCGCGGAGGAACAGGACGAGGCCTACCTGGCCGCGTGCGAAGCCAACTCGGGCGACCTGCTCCCGCACGTCACCACCGCCAACACCGCGCGCGACATGGACCTCCTGCGGCACGTCCTCGGTGACGAGCGGCTCAACTACTTCGGCATCTCGTACGGCACGGAACTCGGCGCCGTGTACGCCCACCTCTTCCCCGGCAATGTCGGCCGCACGGTGCTCGACGCCGTCGTCGACCCCACCGCCGACCTGCTCGCGCAGGCACGGCTCCAGGCGGAGGGGTTCCAGCTCGCGCTCGACCACTACATGGCCGACTGCGCCGAGCAGCAGGGACCCGAGTGCCCGACCGGCGCGGACCCCACGCAGGGCAGCGCCGTGCTGAACTCCCTCCTCGACGACCTGGAGGACGCCCCCCTGCCCACCTCGGACCCCGACGGCAGACGGCTCACCGCCAACCTCGCCCTCACGGCGGTCGCGGCCTCCCTGTACTCGCCGGAGACCTGGGAGTACCTCACGACCGGGCTCCAGGAGGCGCGGTACGCGGGGAGCGGTGACCTCCTGCTGCTCCTGGCCGACCTGTACAACGGCCGTGACGCTCAGGGCCGTTACAGCAACCAGAACGCCGCCAACGCCGCGATCACCTGCGCCGACGACCCGTCGGGCATGAGTCTCGCCGAGGCGCGCACCCACGAGGAGGAACTGACGTCGCTCTCCCCCGTCTTCGGTGAGTGGATGACGTGGTCCCTGACGGGGTGCGCGGGCTGGCCGGTGCCCGCGTCCGAGACGGAGCGGCCCGAGTACGACGCGGCGGACGCCGCCTCGCCGATCCTGCTGGTGGCCACCACCGGGGACCCGGCCACCCCGTACGAGGGCGCGGCGCGGATGCAGGAGGCCATGGGCGGTCCCGGGGTCGCGCCGATCCTCAGCTACGACGGCGAGGGCCACAGCGCCTACACGTCCGGCGACTCGTGCGTCACCGGGACCGTCGACGCGCACCTGCTGGAAGGCACCGTCCCGGCCGACGGCGAGGAGTGCGGCTGA
- a CDS encoding DinB family protein: MNGPNPKANLLRYLQEARDALVWKLDGLSEYDIRRPLTPTGTNLLGLVKHVAGVELGYFGDTFGRPFFDEEPPPWWYTEEPESNSDMWATADESRERIVGLYRQAWEHSDRTIATLALDATGRVPWWPQERQEITLHHVLVRVISDTQRHAGQADIVRELIDGSVGYLQGKDNMPPGDRAWWEGHRNRLEQVAREVDG, from the coding sequence ATGAACGGACCGAACCCGAAAGCGAACCTGCTCCGGTACCTTCAAGAGGCGCGTGATGCCCTGGTCTGGAAGCTCGATGGGCTCTCGGAGTACGACATCCGCCGTCCGCTGACCCCCACGGGCACGAACCTGCTGGGGCTGGTCAAGCATGTCGCCGGCGTGGAACTGGGGTACTTCGGCGACACGTTCGGCCGGCCGTTCTTCGACGAGGAGCCGCCACCCTGGTGGTACACCGAGGAGCCGGAATCCAACTCGGACATGTGGGCCACTGCAGATGAGTCGCGGGAACGGATCGTTGGGCTGTATCGGCAGGCGTGGGAGCACTCCGACAGAACAATCGCAACGCTGGCGCTTGACGCGACCGGTCGTGTCCCGTGGTGGCCACAGGAGCGACAAGAGATAACACTGCACCACGTCCTGGTGCGCGTGATCTCCGATACTCAGCGCCATGCCGGCCAGGCCGACATCGTGCGAGAACTCATCGACGGATCCGTCGGATACCTGCAAGGCAAGGACAACATGCCACCAGGGGATCGGGCATGGTGGGAGGGCCACCGGAACCGACTGGAGCAAGTGGCCCGGGAAGTCGACGGCTGA
- a CDS encoding sugar phosphate isomerase/epimerase family protein, producing the protein MSRPVTLFTGQWADLPLEEVARLAADWGYDGLELACWGDHLDVWRAAEDDAYLRSRREILDRHGLGLWAISNHLKGQAVCDDPIDARHRAILPDRVWGDGEPEGVRRRAAEEMKATARAAARLGVDTVVGFTGSAVWKYVAMFPPVPEEVIEDGYRDFADRWNPILDVFDEVGVRFALEVHPSEIAYDHWTTARALEAVEHREAFGINWDPSHMVWQDIDPAGFLLDFRDRIYHVDCKDTRRNTGDGRNGRLGSHLPWGDPRRGWDFVSTGHGDVPWEKCFRVLNAIGYRGPVSVEWEDAGMDRLRGAPEALRFVRANLFDPPAASFDAAFSTSG; encoded by the coding sequence ATGAGCCGACCGGTCACCCTGTTCACCGGCCAGTGGGCCGACCTGCCGCTGGAGGAGGTCGCCCGGCTCGCCGCCGACTGGGGCTACGACGGCCTGGAACTCGCCTGCTGGGGCGACCACCTGGACGTGTGGCGGGCCGCCGAGGACGACGCGTACCTCCGCTCCCGCCGCGAGATCCTCGACCGGCACGGTCTCGGCCTGTGGGCGATCTCCAACCACCTGAAGGGCCAGGCGGTCTGCGACGACCCGATCGACGCCCGGCACCGCGCGATCCTGCCGGACCGCGTCTGGGGCGACGGCGAACCCGAGGGCGTACGGCGCCGCGCCGCCGAGGAGATGAAGGCCACCGCCCGCGCGGCGGCCCGCCTCGGCGTGGACACGGTGGTCGGCTTCACCGGCTCCGCCGTCTGGAAGTACGTGGCGATGTTCCCGCCGGTCCCCGAGGAGGTCATCGAGGACGGCTACCGGGACTTCGCCGACCGCTGGAACCCGATCCTCGACGTGTTCGACGAGGTCGGTGTCCGGTTCGCCCTGGAGGTGCACCCCTCGGAGATCGCCTACGACCACTGGACGACCGCGCGGGCGCTGGAGGCCGTGGAGCACCGGGAGGCGTTCGGCATCAACTGGGACCCGAGCCACATGGTCTGGCAGGACATCGACCCGGCCGGCTTCCTGCTGGACTTCCGCGACCGCATTTACCACGTCGACTGCAAGGACACCAGGCGGAACACCGGCGACGGCCGCAACGGACGGCTCGGCTCGCACCTGCCGTGGGGCGACCCCCGGCGCGGCTGGGACTTCGTCTCCACCGGGCACGGCGACGTGCCGTGGGAGAAGTGCTTCCGTGTCCTGAACGCCATCGGCTACCGCGGGCCGGTCTCCGTCGAGTGGGAGGACGCGGGCATGGACCGCCTGCGCGGCGCGCCGGAGGCCCTCCGGTTCGTCCGCGCCAACCTCTTCGACCCGCCCGCGGCCTCGTTCGACGCCGCGTTCAGCACGTCCGGCTGA